The DNA sequence AAATGTCGTGATATACAATTCTCTTTCGATCAATTGCTGACTGATAATCTGATAATTGGATTGGTAAGCTTCCCACTCATCCTGGCGAATAGGTTTGGACCAGATTCTGTTTTGTAATTCTGAAATAAGCTCATTGGGTTTTCCCTTTCGAAGGAGCTGACCTTTCTTCATAATAGCCATTTCCGAACATAAATTTCTAACATCTTCCACAAGATGGGTAGAAAGAATCACGATCACTTCTTTACTGATATCATTTAGTAAAGAGTTGAAACGGTTGCGTTCCTCAGGATCTAAACCCGCTGTTGGTTCATCCACAATAATGATCTTTGGATTCCCCAATAAAGCCTGAGCGACTCCAAAGCGCTGCTTCATTCCACCAGAAAAAGTATGAACTTCTTTATTTCTAAAATCTGATAAGTTTACTTTCTCCAATAAGTTTAGTATTTGATTTTTACGTTCAGTATGATCTTTAATACCCTTAAGTAGGGCAATATGGTTCAGGAGATCGTAAGCTGAAACTTTTGGGTAAACTCCGAAATCCTGTGGTAAGAAGCCAAGGTTTTGCTTAATGAAATCAGGATTTTTGGAGATATCAACACCATTGAATAGGATATTTCCGGAGCTGGGTTTCTGTAACCCGACAATCGTTTTCATTAAAGAAGATTTTCCGGCTCCGTTCGGACCCAGTAGGCCGAACATCCCGTTTTCAATTTCCAGTGACAAGTCTTTGATAGCCTGAAAACCATTCTTATAGGTCAGACTTAGTTGGTTAATAGATAGTGTGTTCATAATCTTGAGTTTGGGTAATAGGATAACCGGCAATGTTTTTACATTGCTTTTCTTTTTTTTATATATGTAGTGATTAGTTAATGATGGTAGGCCGTATCTATACTGTAGAGAATAAAGAATAAAGAATAAAGAATAAAGAATAAAGAATAAAGAGCAAAAAGTAAAAAGACCTTGAACTTAAACTTTAGTACTCTTATCCCACACCTCGCATCTCGCACCCCTTATCCCACACCTCGTACCTCTACTCCCTATACTCCAGAATATCTCCGGGCTGACATTCCAAAATTTTACAAATTGCCTCAAGGGTATCAAAGCGAACCCCTTTGGCTTTTCCTGTTTTAAGAATAGAGAGATTAACGGGAGTGATTCCTAATTTTTCTGCCAATTCTTTACTCTGCATTTTTCGCTTGGCAAGCATCACATCTAAGTTGACTATAATTGGCATTTTATATAAATAGGTCTTGTTCGTTTTGCAAATGTAGTCCTTGCTTAAAGATATTAGCAAGAAACAGACAGAAAATTCCTAACATGAAATGGATAAAAACCAATCCCCATATCATACTTTCGACTTCTACGAAGAAACTTGCTATAACCACTATAGGAAGAGGAAAGAAGATATTATATATGTAAAATCTTTTAAGCTTGTGAATGTTTTCCTGAGTAAATAGTTTGGTCTGAAAAAATACCCTGAAAACGCTGGCTGAAAACCAGAAAAAAACACCATAGGTCAGTAAAACTGTCATGAACGAAAATATGATGTAGGGATAATTATTTTCAATATTCAGGAAAGGCTGATCTGTAAAAGGAAAATTAATATGAAGAAATTTATTTTCTTTATAGGGCGTAGTTGCGCCTGTTATCAGACATAAGATGGAGTAGACCGCCGTAAGCAGGTAACCCGCCGACAAAACAAGACAGAGGTAATAAAGAATTCTTGCAATAATTTTAGTCTGGTTCATAGCATAATAATTAATTGATATTGCAAATGTATAATTAATTATCGTAAAACAATAATTAATTTATATTTTATTTTAACAAAATAAGTTATGAATTAGAAAAACCCCCACGGATATGGAGGTTTCAATTATTAGCTTACTCTATTAATTTTTTCAGATGCTGCAATGAATAGTCTTCTTTCAAAATAAAAAGGCCTATTATCAAAGAACCCCAATCAAATAAACAGACAGATCTCAATGGATATTTCTTAAAGTAGTTGTACCAAAGATTGTAAAATGTAAAGCCTTATAGTTGTCAGTGTGAAGAGTATACGACGAAGGAATCTCAATTACCTTTACTTTAATGGTATAATCTTTCTCTTATTTCTACTAAAACCTTGGTGGTCTTTTTTAAGTCCGGCTCAGCAGGAAGACTTGAAATTGAATAATAATATTCAATCGACTTAATAAGATCTTCAGTTTTTTTCATAACCTGATCATAAGACCAGTTTCCAGCTTTTATGTCCAGCAATTCATCCCGATTTTCTACACGAATTTCCATTGAACCTGTTTTAAATATGTGTTCACAAGACTGCAATAACCGAATGGTATGCATCATGTTCTTGCTGTCATAGTTTTGTCCATGATTTTGATTCACATTATAACGGTCTTCATTTCGCTCAGAAACCCACTTCCAGTATTCCCTGTAGTCTTTGCAATAGGTAGAGTAAGCGTCCAGATTACAAAATAAATAAGCTATAGAATTTTCCTCTTTTGGAACAGAAGATACAGAGACCTGGTTGGCTTCTTCATTCATGATAATTCCTTTATATCCTAATGAATAATTTTCATCGTAGAATAAAGCAAACACGCCCTTCGTATGGTCAATGGCGGATAGCCCACATTTTTCCTGAGTTTTATGTGCTTTCAAAAGCCATTCTTTTAAAGGTAATGAACTGTGCTTCTCAAGAATAAAGCAGAAATCAAGAATAGATTTTCTTTCTTTTTCTATGGGATTAAGGATCTTCTTATTGAGTCCTTTTGCTTTTTTGATCTGCGAAACGGCATATCCTGCAAAAGTATCTTTACATAATTTTGAAAGGAAATCTTCAGGTTTTAAAAGATCGATTAAAGGGTTTTTCTTTAGAACACAATCTTCAGGACTTGCTAAAATCTCCAGAATATTTGGGTTATTCCTTTGAAGCAATTCTACCAGCCTTCCAATTTCATAATAAGTAATATCATTGGTTTCATTGGAAATCTGTGGAATATAATTGAGCCCGAAAAAATCTTCCTTCGGTATATAATATATTCCACGGATATCTGTATCTGATGTTTCCGTTGCCAATCCGAAAGCACGGCTTCCGGAAATGGCTTCGAAAAGGATCATATTCTGAGTTTTAAGATCATGAATTGTCATGGTGGTGTGTTTGTATGTATGAGTTTTTTTAATGGGTGAATATATAGAAATACTGACACTTTTTCCTTAGTGTAATATCTCTCTAAAAACCTTTTCCATTTCTACTTTATCTGACTTGCCACAAGATAAGGTCTTCATTTTTTCTTCAGTCTCAGTAACCATACTTTCTAAGAATCCAAATAATTCCCAATCATTAGCGTGATAATAAGATTCTCCTTTGGTCGCTTTAAGAGCAACAAGGTTTTCTATTTTAGTTCTTGTAAAATCATTAACCAATATTAATAGGTCGCTGAACAAAACCGGAGGAACGGTTCCTTTTTCCAATATCCATTTTCCGGTTAATGCAGTTCTGAGGCAGTAAAAATAACTTTTCAATTTTACCTCGTCGTGTCTGCAGGCTTCGAGATACTTCTTACTCATGCTTAAATAGTGGTAAGAAACCGCTATCGGAGAAAAGCATGAATCTGCTATAGGTTTAAACAATTCTGTAAATTTTTTGTTTTCCATGTACACGATAGGAGAGTAGAACCAGCTTAAAAGTGCAGCATTAGATTTTAGCAATAAATGAAAAGTTTTTCTTAGATCCCAACCGGAACCGTCCAGGTCATCTTTCGTCATAAATTCTATCGTTTCATCCTTATCCCATGGAGAAAGATACCAGTCTTTTTCGTGTCGGTATATAAACCGTATGTCATAATCGCTGTCGGGAGAGGCAAAACCCCAGGCTCTGCTTCCGGACTCTACAGCAAGAAGTATTTCTATACCACGTTTTTCTTCAACTTCTCTTAGTTTTTCTATTATTCTGTTTTTCATTGTAGTTATTTTTTGATGATACAAAATAATAATATAATTACGCAATGATCATGCGTAGTATTTTTCTTTTCGTAATTTTTTTAATTATAAGGTTTGTAGACCAGTTATAATAATATAATCTCTCGCAGATTAAGCAAATTTGCAGATTAATGTTAGAAAAAAAATCTGCCTCATCTGCTTAATCTGCGAGAGAAAAAATCCTTGTCTTGTATTGACACTAAAAAAAATTACTTGAAAATCCTGATAAAGCTATCTTTTTCCAGTCTTTCTAAAGAAAAATCAAAATCAGCTTCCTCTTTTTCTGATATAATAGTTGCCCCTAATTCTTCAACAAGATAATTAAAAGATAAAGGCTCGTACCACTGTTGGTACAGTGCATCTGTAGCCATTTTTGAAACTTCTGAATTTCCCGAGACGTGAGAATGTCCGGCTCCGAAATTCAGTAATACAAAGCATTGTTTTCCTTCGTGTATCAAAAGCATTCCCAAAATAGTTTGCTTTTGTACAGAGGTACACCTGATTTCGGCAAACAGGTTGTTAGGATTCATCATATACTCACGCGAAATATCATCTCCTTTTCCAACTACGATCTTATACCCGCAATTGCTATCTCCATAATACACGTTGTTCATAATGAGGGTAGGTGTATTAAATCCTTTATTGGCATACAGATATTCTACAGCACCATTAGGTGCAGATGTCATATCTCCTGAGTACATCAATTGTCCGTTGTCGAGATTATAAGATGCATTCCAGCCTATTTTTCCAGCGATATTCAATCCGGAAAGATCGAGATCAAAAGCACCCCATTCATCTTCCCAATACACTCCAACAGCTAATCTTTCATCATAAAACCTTGTTCCGGTAGGAATGTTCGCAACAAACATTTTTTCTGAGGTAGGTAATCCGTAGTCTACATTTTCAGGGAAATAGAATTTCTTCTCTGAAAGGTCATATTTTGTTTTCAAAAAGTTTAAAATAAACTCATAATTCCAATCGTTAACATACGTTTCTCCTCCTTTCTTCACCCAGGATTTTCCATTTCTTATTCTGTATACAAAAGTATCCTGGCCTTTCATTCTTTGATAACATGCGGATAAAGCCTTAAACAAAGCAAAAGGTGTCGCATTTTCCAGCCAGTGCAGATCGCTGTCTTCCAGTAAAGTATTTGTTGCATCATTCAGTGGATTTGACACCAGTGGCTGATGGTAAATTTTTGATAGCTTGGATATCTTATTGATTGTTTTGGGTGATTTCTTTTTATAGGCCAGAAACAATGGCTTGAATCTGTTGAAGATTTCTGCAAGTTTTTCCAGCCCGAAATTTTCAAACAAAGGTGCTGCATTAAATTTACTTTCCTTAATTGCGTTGATTAGCTCATCGTTTTTGATTAAAAGTGTTGTGTCTGTCGTTTTATAGATTACATATCGGAAGAACTCTGCAGGGTTTTCGGGATAAACATGAAATAAATCGGCAATTTTTACTATAGCTTCTTTATTTCTAATGTTTTCTTTTCCTGTGAAAATATAACCCAGTTCATGATGCAGGATATCCAGAAGGTCACCAATCGTTTCTTCTTTCAGAGCAATTCCGGATTTCAACAGGGAAAGGCACTTTTCCTGCATTTCTTCTTTTGTATATGCTTTAACGATTTTGAAAGTCAATTTCAAGCCAGGAACATCAAGTATTTCATCCGGAATGTAAATTTCTTCCTGAAACTGACTTCCATAGGTAGAAATATAATGCTCGATTTGCTCAAGCAATAACTCGAAGCGGGTGCTTTTTTTAATTTTCTTCCAGGATTTATGAAAAGTCTTGTTGAGACCATCGCCATTCAACCTTTCCTTTGAATAGAAATTGATAATGTCTTGTTTTGCCCAAATTGCACCAGGTTCAATGATAAATCCCTCTTCCGAAATAAATAGATCT is a window from the Chryseobacterium sp. T16E-39 genome containing:
- a CDS encoding ABC transporter ATP-binding protein, which translates into the protein MNTLSINQLSLTYKNGFQAIKDLSLEIENGMFGLLGPNGAGKSSLMKTIVGLQKPSSGNILFNGVDISKNPDFIKQNLGFLPQDFGVYPKVSAYDLLNHIALLKGIKDHTERKNQILNLLEKVNLSDFRNKEVHTFSGGMKQRFGVAQALLGNPKIIIVDEPTAGLDPEERNRFNSLLNDISKEVIVILSTHLVEDVRNLCSEMAIMKKGQLLRKGKPNELISELQNRIWSKPIRQDEWEAYQSNYQIISQQLIERELYITTFSEKQPENFTPVSPLLEHVYFHTLTQKP
- a CDS encoding helix-turn-helix domain-containing protein, with amino-acid sequence MPIIVNLDVMLAKRKMQSKELAEKLGITPVNLSILKTGKAKGVRFDTLEAICKILECQPGDILEYRE
- a CDS encoding DUF2975 domain-containing protein, with the translated sequence MNQTKIIARILYYLCLVLSAGYLLTAVYSILCLITGATTPYKENKFLHINFPFTDQPFLNIENNYPYIIFSFMTVLLTYGVFFWFSASVFRVFFQTKLFTQENIHKLKRFYIYNIFFPLPIVVIASFFVEVESMIWGLVFIHFMLGIFCLFLANIFKQGLHLQNEQDLFI
- a CDS encoding DNA polymerase beta superfamily protein, with amino-acid sequence MTIHDLKTQNMILFEAISGSRAFGLATETSDTDIRGIYYIPKEDFFGLNYIPQISNETNDITYYEIGRLVELLQRNNPNILEILASPEDCVLKKNPLIDLLKPEDFLSKLCKDTFAGYAVSQIKKAKGLNKKILNPIEKERKSILDFCFILEKHSSLPLKEWLLKAHKTQEKCGLSAIDHTKGVFALFYDENYSLGYKGIIMNEEANQVSVSSVPKEENSIAYLFCNLDAYSTYCKDYREYWKWVSERNEDRYNVNQNHGQNYDSKNMMHTIRLLQSCEHIFKTGSMEIRVENRDELLDIKAGNWSYDQVMKKTEDLIKSIEYYYSISSLPAEPDLKKTTKVLVEIRERLYH
- a CDS encoding DNA polymerase beta superfamily protein, which encodes MKNRIIEKLREVEEKRGIEILLAVESGSRAWGFASPDSDYDIRFIYRHEKDWYLSPWDKDETIEFMTKDDLDGSGWDLRKTFHLLLKSNAALLSWFYSPIVYMENKKFTELFKPIADSCFSPIAVSYHYLSMSKKYLEACRHDEVKLKSYFYCLRTALTGKWILEKGTVPPVLFSDLLILVNDFTRTKIENLVALKATKGESYYHANDWELFGFLESMVTETEEKMKTLSCGKSDKVEMEKVFREILH